Proteins from one Panthera leo isolate Ple1 chromosome D1, P.leo_Ple1_pat1.1, whole genome shotgun sequence genomic window:
- the LOC122200077 gene encoding olfactory receptor 4C11-like, translating to MNSSVTEFILLGLTRDAGKQKAVFGVFLIFYLATLLGNFLIVVTIKTSRTLASPMYFFLFYLSFADTCFSTTTAPRLIVDALAQNRTISYNECMIQVFTFHFFGCMEILVLILMAFDRYVAICKPLRYTTIMSRHVCRVLVILAWVGSCIHSTAQIFLALRLPFCGPNVIDNYFCDLQPLLKLACMDTYVTNLLLVSNSGAICTVSFIILLTSYVVILYSLRNHSAEGRRKALSTCTSHFIVVVLFFGPCIFIYTRPPTTFPIDKMLAVFYTIGTPLLNPLIYTLRNMEVKKAMKKLWCSKV from the coding sequence ATGAATAGCAGTGTGACTGAATTCATTCTCCTTGGGTTGACACGGGATGCAGGAAAGCAGAAGGCAGTATTTGGGGTCTTCTTGATCTTTTACCTTGCGACACTGTTGGGGAACTTTCTCATTGTAGTGACTATTAAAACAAGCAGGACCCTTGCGAGTCCTATGTACTTCTTCCTGTTCTATCTGTCTTTTGCTGACACCTGCTTCTCTACAACCACAGCCCCCAGATTGATTGTGGATGCCCTTGCTCAGAACAGGACCATTTCCTACAATGAGTGCATGATTCAGGTCTTTacattccatttctttgggtgCATGGAAATCTTGGTGCTCATCCTCATGGCTTTTGATCGCTATGTAGCTATTTGTAAGCCCTTGCGATACACAACCATCATGAGCCGGCACGTCTGTAGGGTTTTGGTGATTCTAGCCTGGGTGGGATCTTGTATCCACTCTACGGCACAAATTTTCCTGGCTTTGAGATTGCCTTTCTGTGGCCCCAATGTGATTGACAACTATTTCTGTGACTTGCAGCCCTTGTTGAAACTTGCCTGCATGGACACTTATGTGACAAATTTGTTACTTGTTTCTAACAGTGGGGCCATATGCACGGTGAGTTTCATAATCCTGCTTACCTCCTATGTTGTCATCTTGTACTCTCTGCGTAACCACAGTGCTGAAGGAAGGCGAAAAGCCCTTTCCACCTGCACCTCCCACTTTATTGTGGTTGTCTTATTTTTTGGTCCATGCATATTCATATACACACGCCCACCAACCACATTTCCAATAGACAAGATGCTGGCTGTGTTTTATACAATTGGGACGCCCCTGCTCAACCCTCTGATCTATACGCTGAGGAATATGGAAGTGAAAAAAGCCATGAAGAAATTATGGTGTAGCAAAGTATGA